Proteins from one Juglans microcarpa x Juglans regia isolate MS1-56 chromosome 1S, Jm3101_v1.0, whole genome shotgun sequence genomic window:
- the LOC121245875 gene encoding AT-hook motif nuclear-localized protein 20-like, translated as MDPAANSSMLNKRHRDQISMNDSNDRSNGKREDEDEDRDDVDEPKEGAVEVGPRRPRGRPPGSKNKPKPPIFVTRDSPNVLKSHVMEVAGNADIAESIAQFARRRQRGVCVLSGSGSVANVTLRQPAAPGAMVALQGRFEILSLTGAFLPGPSPPGSTGLTVYLAGGQGQIVGGSVVGSLVAAGPVMVIAATFSNATYERLPLDHQDEDEAAGNAVRQGTAAGGSPPAIGSSGSGAGQLHHASGLQPADPSSSLPVYHLTPNLLPNSAQMGHDAYAWAHARPPY; from the coding sequence ATGGACCCGGCGGCAAATTCTTCTATGCTAAACAAACGCCACAGAGATCAGATTTCCATGAACGACAGCAACGACAGAAGTAACGGcaaaagagaagatgaagacgaagatAGAGACGACGTAGACGAGCCTAAAGAGGGTGCGGTTGAGGTTGGCCCTCGTAGACCAAGAGGACGGCCTCCTGGGTCTAAAAACAAACCGAAACCACCCATCTTTGTGACTCGAGACAGCCCAAACGTGCTCAAGAGCCATGTCATGGAGGTGGCTGGTAATGCTGACATAGCAGAAAGCATAGCCCAATTCGCTAGGAGGCGTCAACGAGGGGTTTGTGTGCTTAGCGGGAGTGGCTCCGTGGCTAACGTCACCCTGAGACAACCTGCGGCACCTGGCGCTATGGTAGCACTTCAAGGCAGGTTTGAGATCCTGTCTCTGACCGGGGCCTTCCTTCCCGGACCATCCCCTCCGGGCTCGACCGGGCTCACTGTGTATTTAGCCGGAGGTCAAGGGCAGATAGTGGGAGGAAGTGTGGTTGGCTCATTGGTTGCGGCAGGGCCAGTCATGGTCATTGCCGCAACCTTTTCTAATGCAACCTATGAGAGATTGCCTCTTGATCATCAGGATGAAGATGAGGCTGCAGGCAACGCAGTGCGTCAGGGAACTGCAGCTGGAGGCTCCCCACCCGCAATTGGGAGTAGCGGAAGCGGGGCGGGACAGCTGCACCATGCCTCTGGGCTGCAGCCTGCAGATCCCAGCTCATCGCTGCCTGTTTATCATTTGACACCAAATCTACTCCCCAACAGCGCGCAGATGGGGCACGATGCTTATGCCTGGGCTCACGCACGGCCTCCTTACTAA